Proteins from a genomic interval of Bradyrhizobium sp. CCBAU 53340:
- a CDS encoding heme lyase CcmF/NrfE family subunit encodes MIAEAGHYALVLALALALIQSFVPVIGARLRDPALMNVARSTALAQLLFVGASFIALVTLHVNSDFSVANVYENSHSMKPLIYKITGVWGNHEGSMLLWVSILALFGGLVAAFGNNLPLSLRAHVLAVQAWIASAFYLFILVTSNPFLRIANPPIEGRDLNPVLQDIGLAVHPPMLYLGYVGFSISFSFAIAALIEGRIDAAWARWVRPWTLVAWIFLTLGIAMGSYWAYYELGWGGWWFWDPVENASLMPWLAGTALLHSALVMEKRNALKVWTILLSILTFSLSLLGTFLVRSGVITSVHAFANDPTRGVFILLILCLFIGGSLSLFAGRATSLKQGGLFAPISREGALVLNNLLLTVACAVVLFGTLYPLAMEVLADFKMSVGAPFYNLSFVPLFALLLLAVPFGPMLAWKRGDLLGVTQRLLAAGVAGLVVVALVWAWTRGGSALAPLAIGLGIFVIVGAMTDVAERTGLFRLPFATTLHRARGLPRSAWGTAFAHAGLGVALIGIVCETTWNSEYIATMKPNDVAQVAGYELKLDGLLERQGPNYREMIAQFNVSRDGDALSVMTPSKRSFTTRGSSTTEAALLTRGASQLYISLGDVTADGGIAVRIYHKPLVLMIWWGPVLMAFGGMLSLSDRRLRVGAPKPARAKQRLQPAE; translated from the coding sequence GTGATCGCGGAAGCCGGACATTATGCGCTGGTGCTGGCGCTCGCGCTGGCGCTGATCCAGTCCTTCGTGCCTGTCATCGGCGCGCGCTTGCGCGATCCCGCGCTGATGAACGTGGCACGCTCCACCGCGCTGGCGCAGCTCCTGTTCGTCGGCGCCTCGTTCATTGCGCTCGTGACCTTGCACGTGAACTCGGATTTCTCCGTCGCCAACGTCTACGAAAATTCGCACTCCATGAAGCCGCTGATCTACAAGATCACCGGCGTGTGGGGAAACCATGAAGGCTCGATGCTGCTCTGGGTGTCGATCCTGGCGCTGTTTGGCGGGCTGGTCGCGGCCTTCGGCAACAACCTGCCGCTGTCGCTGCGCGCGCATGTGCTGGCCGTCCAGGCCTGGATCGCGAGCGCGTTCTATCTCTTCATCCTGGTCACCTCGAACCCGTTCCTGCGCATCGCCAACCCGCCGATCGAGGGACGTGACCTCAATCCTGTGCTTCAGGACATCGGTCTCGCCGTGCATCCGCCGATGCTCTATCTCGGCTATGTCGGCTTCTCGATCTCGTTCTCCTTCGCGATCGCGGCGCTGATCGAGGGACGGATCGATGCGGCCTGGGCGCGTTGGGTGCGGCCGTGGACGCTGGTGGCCTGGATCTTCCTGACGCTCGGCATCGCGATGGGGTCCTACTGGGCCTATTACGAACTCGGCTGGGGCGGCTGGTGGTTCTGGGATCCGGTCGAGAACGCTTCGCTGATGCCGTGGCTCGCCGGCACTGCGCTGTTGCATTCGGCGCTGGTGATGGAGAAACGCAACGCGCTGAAGGTCTGGACCATTCTCCTGTCGATCCTGACTTTCTCGCTGTCGCTGCTCGGCACCTTCCTGGTCCGCTCGGGTGTCATCACCTCCGTGCACGCCTTTGCCAATGATCCGACCCGCGGCGTCTTCATCCTCCTGATCCTCTGCCTTTTCATCGGCGGCAGCCTCTCGCTGTTCGCGGGACGTGCGACCTCGTTGAAGCAGGGCGGGCTGTTCGCGCCGATTTCGCGCGAGGGCGCTCTGGTGCTGAACAACCTGCTGCTGACGGTCGCCTGTGCGGTCGTGCTGTTCGGAACGCTCTATCCGCTGGCGATGGAAGTGCTCGCCGACTTCAAGATGTCGGTCGGTGCTCCCTTCTACAATCTCAGCTTCGTGCCGCTGTTCGCGCTGTTGCTGCTCGCGGTGCCGTTCGGGCCGATGCTGGCGTGGAAACGGGGCGATCTGCTCGGCGTCACCCAGCGCCTGCTTGCAGCGGGCGTTGCGGGTCTCGTCGTGGTCGCCCTCGTCTGGGCCTGGACGCGTGGCGGCAGCGCGCTGGCGCCGCTCGCCATCGGGCTTGGTATCTTCGTCATCGTCGGTGCCATGACCGATGTCGCGGAACGAACCGGACTGTTTCGTCTGCCGTTCGCGACCACGCTGCACCGTGCCCGTGGTCTGCCGCGCTCGGCCTGGGGCACGGCGTTTGCCCATGCCGGCCTCGGGGTGGCGCTGATCGGGATCGTCTGCGAGACCACCTGGAACAGCGAATATATCGCGACCATGAAGCCGAACGACGTCGCGCAGGTCGCTGGCTATGAGTTGAAGCTCGACGGTCTGCTCGAGCGCCAGGGGCCGAACTACCGCGAGATGATCGCGCAATTTAACGTCAGTCGCGATGGCGATGCGCTCAGCGTCATGACGCCGTCGAAGCGCAGCTTCACCACACGCGGCTCCTCGACCACGGAAGCTGCGCTTTTGACCCGCGGCGCAAGCCAGCTCTACATCTCGCTCGGCGACGTTACCGCCGACGGCGGCATCGCCGTGCGCATCTATCACAAGCCGCTGGTGCTCATGATCTGGTGGGGGCCGGTGCTGATGGCGTTCGGCGGCATGCTGTCGCTGTCCGACCGGCGCCTGCGGGTCGGTGCGCCGAAGCCGGCGCGGGCCAAGCAACGCCTGCAGCCGGCGGAGTAA
- a CDS encoding S8 family serine peptidase, with amino-acid sequence MAKRGVNDQYGNFSDANADAVEWEFVGLSNNASANGSWSGETVVETGWLGNQTEFSIADAGGPEGFAAKKGGGGTSGGSTSTSGSGTSTSGSGTSTSGTGTSTSGSTIGQGSITLVLHDVSIDWQTLNPPTGNSTLPTDTYFSQQWGLTNSIAGIDVAKAWQNYTGLGVNVGVIDDGFDYTHSDLSPHYLINLDYDTVTGGTDAFGSPTTDKHGTTVMGVIGAAANGTGVVGVAYNAGIAGFRIGYGASGTTGQATDAFNHVLTNGMDVANASWGYTAAYSDNFLSTAFSATKLAIQNDVSSGRDGLGIDIVFAAGNGGPTDNVNYHNFQNDPFVITAAATDVYGHITGYSSPGAAILISAPGTAKTDDRVGTDGYSTNDYINISGTSYAAPYISGVVALMLQANPTLGFRDVQDILAYSAKNTDPTNISWHTNGAHNWNGGGLHYSESYGFGMVDATAAVRLAESWQYQSTFANMSSESASHTDNAAVPDGTGSVTSQITFASSLDVEKMVVDLNITHASPSDLVVTLISPDGTTATLASHPTNGTGTGIVFETTANNFWGEDAKGSWTLTVTDSVAGNSGTLNGWTLTALGNAATTPTTYVYTDEFATVTNPVNLVLTDSSGNATLNTAAVTTGSYLDLHGGALDTIAGKSLQIAATTVIKNVWAGDGNDTIIANDFGDTIQAGRGINTIVAGIGADTLYGASNGSADTFVFNALSTSTDTLLNWVSGNNTIDLHQLFAKIGYTGTNALADGWLSFVSDAKGGTNIVIDAHNGAAPQSMVDVVGIAPTLLHDSTSTWSLIV; translated from the coding sequence ATGGCGAAGCGGGGCGTGAATGATCAGTACGGGAATTTCTCCGACGCGAATGCAGATGCCGTGGAATGGGAATTCGTTGGACTGAGCAACAACGCTTCAGCGAACGGCAGCTGGTCTGGCGAGACGGTCGTAGAGACCGGATGGCTTGGCAATCAGACGGAGTTTTCGATTGCGGACGCCGGTGGTCCCGAAGGCTTCGCTGCAAAGAAGGGCGGTGGAGGCACAAGCGGGGGAAGCACGTCAACCAGCGGCTCCGGGACGAGCACGTCAGGCTCAGGCACCAGCACATCTGGTACGGGTACGAGCACATCTGGCAGCACCATCGGGCAAGGAAGCATCACGCTCGTCCTTCATGACGTCTCGATAGACTGGCAAACCTTGAATCCTCCTACCGGCAACTCAACCCTACCCACTGATACCTATTTCAGCCAGCAATGGGGGCTCACCAACAGCATCGCCGGCATCGATGTCGCCAAGGCGTGGCAAAACTACACGGGACTCGGGGTCAATGTCGGCGTCATTGACGATGGCTTTGACTACACTCACAGTGACCTCAGCCCTCATTACTTGATCAATCTCGACTACGATACCGTAACCGGCGGCACCGACGCCTTTGGCAGTCCGACGACGGACAAGCACGGGACGACCGTCATGGGCGTCATCGGCGCCGCAGCCAACGGAACAGGAGTCGTCGGAGTCGCGTATAATGCCGGCATTGCGGGTTTTCGCATCGGATATGGCGCATCTGGCACAACGGGTCAGGCGACGGATGCCTTCAATCACGTCCTCACAAATGGCATGGACGTGGCCAATGCAAGCTGGGGCTATACCGCGGCCTACTCTGACAACTTCCTCTCGACGGCGTTCTCTGCAACAAAGCTCGCAATTCAGAACGACGTCAGCAGCGGTCGCGACGGTCTCGGAATTGACATTGTGTTTGCGGCCGGCAATGGAGGCCCAACGGACAACGTCAACTATCACAATTTCCAGAACGACCCGTTCGTGATTACGGCTGCAGCAACCGACGTTTACGGCCACATCACGGGTTATAGTTCGCCAGGCGCTGCAATTCTCATCTCCGCGCCAGGCACTGCCAAGACCGACGATCGCGTCGGAACCGATGGGTACTCGACGAACGACTACATCAACATCTCCGGCACATCCTATGCGGCTCCTTACATTTCCGGTGTCGTCGCTCTGATGCTGCAAGCCAATCCGACTCTCGGCTTTCGGGACGTCCAGGATATTCTAGCCTACTCGGCCAAGAACACTGATCCCACCAATATCAGCTGGCATACCAACGGTGCGCATAACTGGAACGGCGGAGGGCTCCACTACAGTGAAAGCTACGGCTTCGGCATGGTGGACGCGACGGCAGCGGTGAGGCTTGCCGAAAGCTGGCAATACCAGTCGACCTTCGCGAACATGTCGAGCGAGTCTGCGTCGCATACGGACAATGCGGCGGTTCCAGACGGCACCGGCAGCGTAACCAGCCAAATCACGTTCGCTTCCTCGCTCGACGTGGAGAAGATGGTCGTCGACCTCAACATCACTCACGCGAGCCCCAGCGACCTTGTGGTAACGCTGATCTCGCCTGACGGAACGACAGCCACGCTTGCCTCGCACCCGACAAACGGCACGGGTACGGGAATTGTGTTCGAAACGACCGCGAACAACTTCTGGGGCGAGGACGCCAAAGGGAGCTGGACGCTCACTGTTACCGACAGTGTCGCTGGGAATTCCGGCACCCTAAACGGCTGGACTCTGACGGCACTTGGCAATGCCGCGACAACCCCGACCACCTATGTCTACACCGACGAGTTCGCGACGGTGACCAATCCGGTCAATCTCGTTCTCACGGATTCCAGCGGCAATGCGACGCTGAATACGGCGGCGGTCACGACCGGCTCGTATCTCGATCTTCATGGCGGTGCGCTCGACACCATTGCCGGCAAGAGCCTCCAGATCGCGGCCACCACCGTGATCAAAAATGTCTGGGCGGGCGACGGCAACGACACCATCATCGCCAATGACTTTGGCGACACCATCCAGGCGGGACGCGGCATCAACACCATCGTCGCCGGAATAGGAGCTGATACGCTCTATGGCGCGTCGAACGGCAGCGCCGATACGTTCGTGTTCAACGCCTTATCGACCTCGACCGATACCCTCTTAAACTGGGTCTCCGGCAACAACACCATCGACCTGCACCAGCTCTTCGCAAAGATCGGGTACACCGGGACCAACGCCCTCGCCGACGGCTGGTTGAGTTTCGTCTCGGATGCGAAGGGCGGGACGAACATCGTGATCGATGCGCATAACGGCGCGGCACCGCAGTCCATGGTGGACGTTGTGGGCATCGCGCCCACCCTGCTGCACGACAGTACGTCGACATGGAGCTTGATCGTCTGA
- a CDS encoding DnaJ domain-containing protein → MGLVSQPHFCDAKESALLRPLVYWTYSWAPNLSIIYETLEISPNANSGTIERMFHYLAQRYHPDNRKTERSFS, encoded by the coding sequence TTGGGGCTCGTATCTCAGCCGCATTTTTGCGATGCAAAAGAATCCGCATTGCTCCGCCCTTTAGTCTATTGGACATATTCATGGGCACCGAATTTATCGATTATTTACGAGACCCTCGAGATCAGCCCGAATGCCAATTCAGGAACGATCGAACGGATGTTCCACTATCTGGCGCAACGCTATCATCCCGACAATCGGAAGACCGAGCGATCGTTTTCGTGA
- the ccmI gene encoding c-type cytochrome biogenesis protein CcmI gives MTIWFVFALMTVAAIFAVLWPLGRNGRDQIQGSEVAVYKDQLAEIERDLAAGLIAAPEAEAARVEIGRRLLAADSSEPVQEPKSSLKWRRAAAVLALVGLPLGATAVYVPLGSPALRDFPLAQRERGSGSGMAQSLENLVAQVQQHLEKNPTDGRGWNVLAPVLERLGRFDEAVRAYRNSITYNGESAERRSDLGEAIAAAAGGVVTAEAKTEFERAHALNADDPKANYFLGLAAEQDGRKDDAANIWRALLAKAPANAPWRPLVQTSLARVGGGGSMPALSDETIAASKEMNDGDRNAMIRGMVERLATRLKQNGGDVDGWLRLVRAYLVMGDRDKAVGASTDARQAVANDSERLRQLNEGLKNLGLDG, from the coding sequence ATGACGATATGGTTCGTGTTCGCGCTGATGACCGTCGCGGCGATATTCGCCGTGCTCTGGCCGCTCGGCCGTAACGGACGCGATCAAATTCAGGGCAGCGAGGTCGCGGTCTACAAGGACCAGCTGGCCGAGATCGAGCGCGATCTCGCCGCAGGGCTGATCGCGGCACCGGAAGCCGAGGCTGCGCGCGTCGAGATCGGCCGCAGGCTGCTCGCCGCTGATAGCAGCGAGCCGGTGCAGGAGCCGAAGTCGAGCCTGAAATGGCGCCGGGCGGCAGCAGTGCTGGCGCTGGTCGGCCTGCCTCTGGGGGCGACTGCGGTCTACGTTCCGCTCGGCTCGCCCGCGCTTCGCGACTTTCCGCTGGCGCAGCGCGAGCGCGGCTCCGGTTCCGGCATGGCGCAGTCGCTCGAGAACCTCGTCGCGCAGGTTCAGCAACACCTTGAGAAAAACCCGACCGATGGCCGCGGCTGGAACGTGCTTGCTCCGGTGCTGGAGCGGCTCGGCCGCTTCGACGAAGCGGTGCGCGCCTATCGCAATTCGATCACCTATAACGGTGAGAGTGCGGAACGAAGGTCCGATCTCGGAGAAGCGATCGCAGCCGCTGCCGGCGGCGTGGTGACGGCGGAAGCCAAGACCGAGTTCGAGCGTGCACACGCTCTGAACGCCGACGATCCCAAGGCGAACTACTTCCTCGGGCTCGCCGCCGAGCAGGACGGACGCAAGGACGACGCGGCCAATATCTGGCGCGCGCTGCTCGCGAAAGCGCCGGCGAATGCACCGTGGCGACCACTGGTGCAGACCTCGCTCGCGCGGGTCGGCGGTGGCGGCTCGATGCCGGCATTGTCGGACGAGACGATCGCGGCCTCCAAGGAGATGAATGACGGCGATCGCAACGCGATGATCCGCGGCATGGTCGAACGTCTCGCCACGCGCCTCAAGCAGAACGGTGGTGACGTCGACGGCTGGCTGCGTCTGGTGCGCGCCTATCTGGTGATGGGCGACCGCGACAAGGCGGTTGGTGCCTCGACCGACGCCCGCCAGGCGGTCGCCAATGATTCCGAGCGGCTGCGCCAGCTCAACGAAGGCCTCAAGAATCTCGGACTCGACGGATGA
- a CDS encoding cytochrome c-type biogenesis protein: MRRMMAAIVALMLLALPAVHAVQPDEIMSDPAKEARARELSRELRCMVCQNQSIDDSDAPLARDLRLLVRERIAAGDSNSQVLDFLVARYGEFVLLKPRFERQTILLWLLAPLLLAGGGFALWRQNRRRSRSGADVPTPPLTPDEEARLAALMSDEAKSS; this comes from the coding sequence ATGCGCCGCATGATGGCCGCGATCGTCGCGCTGATGCTGCTGGCTTTGCCCGCGGTGCATGCCGTGCAGCCAGACGAGATCATGTCGGACCCCGCGAAAGAGGCGCGCGCGCGCGAATTGTCGCGCGAGCTGCGCTGCATGGTCTGTCAGAACCAGTCGATCGACGATTCCGACGCTCCGCTCGCGCGGGATCTGCGGCTCCTCGTGCGGGAGCGGATCGCGGCCGGCGACAGCAATTCGCAGGTGCTCGACTTCCTGGTCGCGCGGTACGGCGAGTTCGTGCTGCTCAAGCCGCGCTTCGAACGCCAGACCATTCTGTTGTGGTTGCTCGCGCCGCTGCTGCTGGCCGGTGGTGGCTTTGCGCTGTGGCGGCAAAATCGTCGCCGCTCTCGAAGCGGTGCAGATGTACCGACGCCGCCGCTGACGCCGGACGAAGAGGCCCGGCTCGCCGCGTTGATGTCGGACGAAGCCAAGTCGTCCTAG
- the ccmE gene encoding cytochrome c maturation protein CcmE: MTRKQRRMTIIGGSLAVLALAAALVLNALRDSIVFFSTPTMVAEKHVQPGKRFRLGGLVQPGSLQRGENLAVTFEVADGGAKLPVAYKGILPDLFREGQGVVAEGALDAAGVFRADTVLAKHDETYMPKDVADALKKQGHWKDDYGAQASGGPKPSGDAKPAATTAQGNSQGAVR; the protein is encoded by the coding sequence ATGACGCGCAAGCAGCGACGTATGACCATCATCGGCGGCTCGCTCGCCGTCCTCGCGCTCGCGGCCGCGCTGGTGCTCAATGCCTTGCGCGACTCCATCGTGTTCTTCTCGACCCCGACCATGGTTGCCGAGAAGCACGTTCAGCCCGGCAAGCGTTTTCGCCTCGGCGGCCTGGTGCAGCCGGGCTCGCTCCAGCGCGGCGAAAATCTCGCGGTGACGTTTGAGGTCGCCGACGGCGGTGCCAAGCTCCCTGTCGCCTACAAGGGCATTCTGCCCGATCTGTTCCGTGAAGGGCAGGGCGTCGTCGCCGAAGGTGCGCTCGATGCCGCCGGCGTGTTCAGGGCCGACACGGTCCTTGCCAAGCACGACGAGACCTACATGCCCAAGGACGTCGCCGATGCCCTGAAGAAGCAAGGGCACTGGAAGGATGATTACGGCGCCCAAGCTTCCGGTGGCCCCAAGCCTTCGGGTGATGCAAAGCCGGCCGCGACGACGGCGCAGGGCAATTCGCAAGGAGCGGTGCGGTGA
- a CDS encoding response regulator transcription factor — MRLLIIEDDRESADYLVKAFREVGHIADHAGDGEEGLAMAENGDYDVLVVDRMLPKRDGLSLIGALRDKGDSTPVLILSALGQVDDRIKGLRAGGDDYLPKPYSFAELLARVEVLSRRRGGPAEDTLYRVGDLELDRLSHRVARGKDELTLQPREFRLLEYLMKHAGQVVTRTMLLENVWDYHFDPQTNVIDVHISRLRSKIDKGFERPLLHTIRGAGYMIRDGIR, encoded by the coding sequence ATGCGCCTCCTCATCATCGAAGACGACCGCGAATCCGCCGACTATCTCGTGAAGGCGTTTCGCGAGGTCGGACACATTGCCGACCACGCCGGTGACGGCGAGGAAGGCCTCGCCATGGCCGAGAACGGTGATTACGACGTGCTGGTGGTCGATCGCATGTTGCCCAAGCGCGACGGGCTGTCGCTGATCGGCGCGCTCCGCGACAAGGGCGATTCGACGCCGGTGCTGATTCTCTCCGCGCTCGGGCAGGTCGACGATCGTATCAAGGGCCTGCGCGCCGGCGGCGACGACTATCTGCCAAAGCCCTATTCCTTCGCCGAGCTGCTCGCCCGCGTCGAGGTGCTGTCGCGCCGCCGCGGGGGACCTGCCGAGGATACGCTCTATCGTGTCGGCGACCTCGAACTCGACCGGCTCTCCCACCGCGTTGCCCGCGGCAAGGACGAGCTGACGCTGCAGCCGCGCGAATTCCGTCTGCTCGAATATCTGATGAAGCATGCCGGCCAGGTGGTGACGCGCACCATGCTGCTCGAGAACGTCTGGGACTATCATTTCGATCCGCAGACCAACGTGATCGACGTGCACATTTCGCGGTTGCGGTCCAAGATCGACAAGGGTTTCGAGCGGCCGCTGCTGCACACGATCCGCGGCGCCGGGTACATGATCCGTGACGGCATAAGATAG
- a CDS encoding Do family serine endopeptidase: MTDRPDLTNLPSFRQPRRPVFSARKIALMASVVAGLGIAVHGFSPSTSPADLFSTPANAQVNNEVKKVERPIGFADIVERVKPSVISVKVNIKEKTASNDDGDDSASPFQPGSPMERFFRRFGGPDGFPGLKGGRGRVVQGQGSGFFISADGFAVTNNHVVDGADKVEVTTDDGKTYSAKVIGTDQRTDLALIKVEGGSNFSFAKLADGKPRIGDWVLAVGNPFGLGGTVTAGIVSASGRDIGNGPYDDFIQIDAPVNKGNSGGPAFNTDGEVMGVNTAIYSPSGGSVGIAFSIPASTVKSVVAQLKDKGSVSRGWIGVQIQPVTSDIADSLGMKKAEGALVAEPQKDGPAAKAGIESGDVITSVNGESVKDARELARTIGGMAPGASVKLNVLHKGSDKIVNLTLGQLPNTVEAKADIDNNSGKGASKGTDVPKLGMTVAPANSVAGAGKDGVVVTEVDPKSAAAERGFKEGDVILEVGGKIVSTAGDVRDAINTARTDNKNSVLMRVKSGGQSRFVAVPIAKG, encoded by the coding sequence ATGACCGACCGTCCCGATCTCACGAACCTTCCGTCCTTCCGGCAGCCCCGCCGGCCGGTGTTCTCAGCCCGTAAAATCGCGCTGATGGCTTCGGTCGTCGCCGGTCTCGGCATCGCGGTCCACGGCTTCAGCCCGTCGACGTCGCCTGCTGACTTGTTCTCTACTCCGGCGAACGCGCAGGTGAACAACGAGGTCAAGAAGGTCGAACGTCCGATCGGTTTCGCCGACATCGTCGAGCGGGTGAAGCCCTCGGTGATCTCGGTCAAGGTCAACATCAAGGAGAAGACGGCGAGCAATGACGACGGCGATGATTCCGCCTCGCCGTTCCAGCCGGGCTCACCGATGGAGCGCTTCTTCCGCCGCTTCGGCGGTCCGGATGGTTTTCCGGGCCTGAAGGGCGGCCGTGGCCGCGTCGTGCAGGGCCAAGGCTCCGGCTTCTTCATCTCGGCTGACGGCTTTGCCGTGACCAATAATCACGTGGTCGACGGCGCCGACAAGGTCGAGGTGACGACCGACGACGGCAAGACCTACAGCGCCAAGGTGATCGGCACCGACCAGCGCACCGACCTCGCCTTGATCAAGGTCGAGGGCGGCTCGAACTTTTCGTTTGCCAAGCTTGCCGACGGCAAGCCGCGGATCGGCGACTGGGTGCTTGCGGTCGGTAACCCGTTCGGCCTCGGCGGCACCGTGACGGCCGGCATCGTCTCGGCGAGTGGCCGCGACATCGGCAACGGTCCCTATGACGATTTCATCCAGATCGACGCGCCGGTGAACAAGGGCAATTCCGGCGGTCCGGCCTTCAACACCGATGGCGAGGTGATGGGCGTCAACACCGCGATCTACTCGCCCTCGGGCGGCAGCGTCGGCATCGCGTTCTCGATTCCCGCGAGCACCGTGAAGAGCGTGGTCGCCCAGCTCAAGGACAAGGGCTCGGTCAGCCGTGGCTGGATCGGCGTCCAGATCCAGCCGGTGACGTCAGACATCGCCGACAGCCTCGGCATGAAGAAGGCCGAAGGTGCGCTGGTGGCGGAGCCGCAGAAGGATGGTCCGGCGGCGAAGGCCGGCATCGAGTCGGGCGACGTGATCACGTCGGTCAATGGTGAATCCGTCAAGGATGCCCGCGAGCTTGCCCGCACCATCGGCGGCATGGCGCCCGGTGCGTCCGTGAAGCTCAACGTGCTGCACAAGGGCTCGGACAAGATCGTGAACCTCACCCTCGGCCAGCTGCCGAACACGGTCGAGGCCAAGGCCGACATCGACAACAACAGCGGCAAGGGCGCGAGCAAGGGGACTGATGTGCCCAAGCTCGGCATGACCGTGGCGCCCGCCAATTCCGTCGCCGGCGCCGGCAAGGACGGCGTCGTGGTCACCGAAGTCGATCCGAAGAGCGCCGCGGCCGAACGCGGCTTCAAGGAGGGTGACGTGATTCTCGAAGTCGGCGGCAAGATCGTGAGCACCGCTGGCGACGTCCGCGACGCCATCAATACGGCGCGGACCGACAACAAGAACAGTGTCCTGATGCGCGTGAAGAGCGGCGGCCAGTCGCGCTTCGTCGCGGTGCCCATCGCCAAGGGCTAA
- a CDS encoding methyl-accepting chemotaxis protein — protein sequence MFTNSNLTIRFLVGAVVAALLFLLGIGGGTGFVAVLYLNNEITSLSSDFAALSGPARDHAMQVYQQAQAAFSYFLAACGVIAVVAVAICLTTWFAVRNGILHPLAAIVHAMREVADQKFETPVPGLGGTNEIGLLAGALEIFKTSGIERRRLTEQQLHEAQHQAERSKYLDARIRSFNELVASVVDSVASSAVHLKRNAETLSQTANDTSTKAKAVASGASQASASVQTVAGSAEEMTNSIGTISRRVTDATQRAEVAATQAEKSRDTIHTLSDAADKIGEVVQLVQAIASQTNLLALNATIEAARAGEAGKGFAVVASEVKSLAHQTSKATEEITSHVASIQGITAETRGAIDAISKTLSEISSIMSGIEVDTAQQRNATQDISRSVQDAARGTLDVSNHIVQITSTSAETGRMAAEARDSAVDLSQQAETLKREVDEFIVSVRAS from the coding sequence ATGTTCACGAACAGCAATTTGACGATCCGCTTCCTGGTCGGCGCCGTCGTCGCTGCATTATTGTTCCTGCTCGGCATCGGGGGCGGCACCGGCTTCGTTGCGGTGCTGTATCTCAACAACGAGATCACCAGCCTGTCGTCCGACTTCGCCGCGCTGAGCGGTCCTGCGCGCGATCACGCAATGCAGGTTTACCAGCAGGCCCAGGCCGCGTTCTCCTACTTCCTGGCCGCCTGCGGCGTGATTGCGGTCGTCGCCGTCGCGATCTGCCTCACCACCTGGTTTGCCGTGCGCAACGGCATCCTCCATCCCCTGGCGGCAATCGTGCACGCCATGCGCGAGGTTGCCGACCAGAAATTCGAGACGCCCGTTCCGGGCCTCGGCGGGACCAACGAGATCGGCCTGCTCGCGGGTGCGCTGGAAATCTTCAAGACCAGCGGGATCGAACGGCGCCGCCTGACCGAGCAGCAGCTGCACGAAGCGCAGCACCAGGCCGAGCGGTCGAAATATCTCGATGCCCGGATCAGGAGTTTCAACGAGCTCGTCGCCAGCGTCGTCGACAGCGTGGCCTCGTCGGCCGTGCATCTGAAGCGCAACGCCGAGACGCTGTCCCAGACCGCCAACGACACCAGCACCAAGGCCAAAGCGGTCGCGAGCGGCGCGAGCCAGGCCAGCGCCAGCGTGCAGACGGTCGCGGGTTCCGCCGAGGAGATGACGAACTCGATCGGCACGATCAGCCGCCGCGTCACGGACGCGACCCAGCGTGCCGAAGTTGCGGCGACGCAAGCCGAGAAGAGCCGCGACACCATCCACACGCTGTCGGACGCCGCTGACAAGATCGGCGAGGTCGTGCAGCTCGTCCAGGCGATCGCGTCGCAGACGAATTTGCTCGCGCTCAACGCCACGATCGAGGCGGCGCGGGCCGGGGAGGCCGGCAAGGGTTTTGCGGTCGTTGCCTCCGAGGTGAAGAGCCTGGCGCATCAGACCAGCAAGGCGACGGAAGAAATCACCTCGCACGTCGCCAGCATCCAGGGCATCACCGCGGAGACGCGCGGGGCGATCGACGCCATCTCGAAGACGCTGTCGGAGATCTCGTCGATCATGTCCGGCATCGAGGTCGATACCGCCCAGCAGCGCAACGCCACGCAGGACATCAGCCGCAGCGTCCAGGACGCCGCGCGCGGTACGCTCGACGTGTCCAACCACATCGTCCAGATCACCTCGACCTCGGCCGAGACCGGCCGCATGGCGGCTGAGGCCCGGGATTCCGCCGTCGACCTGTCGCAGCAGGCCGAGACCCTCAAGCGAGAAGTCGACGAATTCATCGTCAGCGTCAGGGCGAGCTGA